One window of Salminus brasiliensis chromosome 16, fSalBra1.hap2, whole genome shotgun sequence genomic DNA carries:
- the lyrm7 gene encoding complex III assembly factor LYRM7: MLKMGTRLKVLRVFKALHRTRMTVFKDDDRALTAARLKINEEFKKNKNETSEENVQEMIKMGRAVETILRENVMQAEHIGEKTLVLRPRESNLLDNMPYCDAPRKKT, encoded by the exons ATGCTGAAGATGGGGACACGCTTGAAG gtgCTGCGAGTTTTTAAAGCTCTGCATCGAACACGGATGACAGTATTTAAAGATGATGACAGGGCTTTGACAG CTGCTAGATTAAAGATCAATGAAGAatttaagaaaaataagaatGAGACATCAGAAGAAAATGTACAAGAG ATGATAAAGATGGGCAGAGCAGTGGAGACAATCTTGCGTGAGAACGTCATGCAAGCAGAGCATATTGGAGAAAAAACACTTG TGCTGCGACCTCGGGAGAGCAATCTTTTAGACAACATGCCTTACTGTGACGCACCTAGAAAGAAAACCTGA